A single region of the Pseudomonas mandelii genome encodes:
- a CDS encoding beta-ketoacyl-[acyl-carrier-protein] synthase family protein: MRAREVYVTGFGLVAPMALDAATLFERICQKQSCVREHPRFKALGFNNSAAGFIDDGQWQQIAAGFGGNAALHPRQSVLAEFVARQAIQHAGLTPTAFAHTRSGLFLGANKYCADSHDLHRASRCMDESGRVDLDQLLDNPAASSVVFGRRVDQQTQHLAEMLGIRDHISTHSDACAAGTMAIGSAYRAIERGEIDLAICGAVELMANELPYYMFNSLGALCQADLPASEQSRPFMPDRCGFVISEGAAMIIIESAEHAQRRKAAPLGRVLGYANMCEAQKMTSSSRDGSKYEECMEAAIEDAGLLSSAVQHVNTHGTSTQANDSCEALALQRVFGECQEHVTFTANKSAIGHSLAGSGAIEAVLSLISLRDGVLLPTLNYDHDRAEYPSLKFLSEPVRQSINVVMSNSFGFGGVNSSLVLGRA; this comes from the coding sequence ATGCGGGCACGAGAAGTCTATGTGACCGGATTCGGTCTGGTGGCGCCCATGGCACTGGACGCCGCCACGTTGTTCGAGCGGATCTGCCAGAAGCAGTCCTGTGTTCGCGAACATCCACGGTTCAAGGCGCTGGGCTTCAACAACAGCGCTGCCGGGTTTATCGATGACGGCCAGTGGCAGCAGATCGCCGCGGGTTTCGGCGGCAATGCTGCGCTGCATCCACGGCAAAGTGTGCTGGCCGAGTTCGTCGCTCGACAAGCCATTCAGCATGCCGGTCTGACCCCGACAGCCTTTGCTCACACCCGCAGTGGATTGTTCCTGGGGGCCAACAAGTACTGCGCGGACAGTCACGATCTGCACCGGGCCAGTCGCTGCATGGATGAGTCCGGGCGTGTCGATCTGGATCAACTGCTGGATAACCCGGCGGCGTCGAGCGTGGTCTTCGGGCGCCGGGTCGATCAGCAGACCCAGCACCTGGCCGAGATGCTCGGTATCCGCGATCACATTTCGACCCACTCCGATGCCTGCGCCGCCGGCACCATGGCGATCGGCAGCGCCTACCGCGCGATCGAGCGAGGTGAAATCGACCTGGCCATTTGCGGTGCCGTCGAACTGATGGCCAACGAGTTGCCGTACTACATGTTCAACAGCCTGGGCGCGCTGTGCCAGGCCGACCTGCCGGCAAGCGAGCAGAGTCGACCGTTCATGCCGGACCGCTGTGGCTTCGTGATCAGCGAGGGCGCGGCCATGATCATTATCGAATCCGCCGAGCATGCGCAACGTCGCAAAGCCGCGCCGTTGGGGCGCGTGCTGGGTTACGCGAATATGTGCGAGGCACAAAAAATGACCTCCAGCAGCCGGGACGGCAGCAAATACGAGGAATGCATGGAAGCTGCAATCGAAGACGCCGGGCTGCTCAGCAGCGCCGTGCAACACGTCAACACCCATGGCACGTCTACCCAGGCTAACGACAGCTGCGAGGCGTTGGCCTTGCAGCGCGTGTTCGGCGAGTGCCAGGAACATGTGACGTTCACTGCCAACAAATCGGCCATCGGTCATTCCTTGGCGGGCAGCGGCGCGATTGAAGCGGTGCTGTCATTGATCAGCCTGCGGGACGGCGTGCTGTTGCCGACCTTGAACTACGATCACGATCGCGCCGAATACCCCTCATTGAAGTTTCTCAGCGAGCCGGTGCGTCAGTCGATCAATGTGGTGATGTCCAATTCGTTCGGGTTCGGCGGCGTCAACAGCTCGCTGGTTCTGGGGAGGGCATGA
- a CDS encoding acyl carrier protein — MNNPLELENVIVSTREILAQLLVMSADDIDENSSIVEDLSADSLDIVDLSFQLGRQYGCTLPKTSVLDHAVAVCGDAGEFLASGRITENGKALLEQSLSAYSPDQLQSGMQPAQVFAATTVRNWAQQCRNLFNYLPQNCPDCGAQKAVLNERQQVVCDACSARLVPADGDEVSRQLVEQFVATHVKETV; from the coding sequence ATGAACAATCCATTGGAGTTGGAAAACGTCATTGTCAGCACCCGCGAGATCCTCGCGCAACTGTTGGTGATGAGCGCCGATGATATCGATGAGAACAGCAGTATCGTCGAGGATCTCAGCGCCGATTCGCTGGACATCGTCGACCTGAGCTTTCAACTGGGCCGTCAGTATGGCTGCACCTTGCCCAAAACCAGCGTGCTCGATCACGCCGTCGCTGTCTGCGGCGACGCCGGCGAGTTCCTGGCCAGCGGTCGCATCACTGAAAACGGCAAGGCCTTGCTTGAACAGAGCCTCAGCGCCTACTCCCCGGATCAACTCCAGTCCGGCATGCAACCGGCGCAGGTATTTGCCGCCACCACCGTGCGCAACTGGGCGCAACAGTGCCGCAACCTCTTCAACTATCTGCCGCAGAACTGCCCCGATTGCGGCGCTCAAAAAGCCGTGCTGAACGAACGTCAGCAAGTGGTCTGTGACGCGTGCAGTGCGCGGCTGGTGCCGGCCGACGGCGACGAGGTTTCACGCCAACTGGTGGAGCAATTTGTGGCCACTCACGTCAAAGAGACGGTGTAG
- a CDS encoding cupin domain-containing protein, which translates to MTAPITVLRDTHPLPVLDACKWEKLEGDPHTVNLNAYTSEDGSKIMGTWICTPGKWYVEYVKWEYCDFREGYCIITPEGKEPIHLRAGDIFVIEPGMKGTWEVVETVRKYFVFA; encoded by the coding sequence ATGACCGCACCTATTACCGTTCTTCGCGATACTCATCCGCTGCCGGTGCTCGACGCCTGCAAATGGGAAAAACTCGAAGGCGACCCGCACACCGTCAACCTCAACGCCTACACCAGCGAAGACGGCAGCAAGATCATGGGCACCTGGATCTGCACGCCGGGCAAGTGGTATGTGGAATACGTGAAGTGGGAATACTGCGATTTCCGCGAGGGGTATTGCATCATCACCCCGGAAGGCAAAGAGCCGATCCATCTGCGTGCTGGTGATATTTTCGTCATTGAGCCGGGGATGAAAGGCACGTGGGAAGTGGTTGAAACCGTGCGCAAGTATTTCGTGTTTGCCTGA
- the mmsB gene encoding 3-hydroxyisobutyrate dehydrogenase, which translates to MKIAFIGLGNMGAPMARNLIKAGHALSLVDLNKTVLAELEQLGGSISASAREAAQGAELVITMLPAAVHVRSVWLGEDGVLAGIGKGVPAVDCSTIDPQTARDVAAAAAKQGVAMADAPVSGGTGGAAAGTLTFMVGATPELFATLQPVLAQMGRNIVHCGEVGTGQIAKICNNLLLAISMVGVSEAMALGDALGIDTTVLAGIINSSTGRCWSSEMYNPWPGIVETAPASRGYTGGFGAELMLKDLGLATEAARQAHQPVVLGAVAQQLYQAMSQRGEGGKDFSAIINSYRKPQ; encoded by the coding sequence ATGAAAATCGCTTTTATCGGTCTCGGCAACATGGGCGCGCCGATGGCGCGCAACCTGATCAAGGCCGGCCACGCACTGAGCCTGGTGGACCTGAACAAAACCGTTCTGGCGGAGCTGGAACAACTGGGCGGCAGCATCAGCGCTTCGGCCCGTGAAGCGGCGCAAGGCGCGGAACTGGTGATCACCATGCTGCCCGCCGCTGTGCATGTCCGCAGTGTCTGGCTGGGTGAGGATGGTGTGCTCGCCGGTATCGGCAAAGGCGTGCCAGCCGTGGATTGCAGCACCATCGATCCGCAGACTGCGCGCGATGTGGCAGCCGCTGCGGCCAAGCAGGGCGTGGCCATGGCCGATGCGCCAGTCTCTGGCGGTACGGGCGGTGCGGCGGCCGGGACGCTGACTTTCATGGTCGGCGCCACGCCTGAACTGTTTGCGACCCTGCAACCGGTGCTGGCGCAGATGGGCCGCAACATCGTTCATTGCGGTGAAGTCGGCACCGGGCAAATCGCCAAGATCTGCAACAACCTGCTGCTGGCGATTTCCATGGTCGGCGTCAGTGAAGCCATGGCGCTGGGCGATGCCCTCGGCATCGACACCACCGTGCTGGCGGGAATCATCAACAGTTCCACCGGGCGTTGCTGGAGTTCGGAGATGTACAACCCGTGGCCCGGCATCGTCGAAACGGCACCGGCCTCGCGCGGTTATACCGGTGGTTTCGGTGCCGAACTGATGCTCAAGGATCTGGGGCTGGCCACTGAGGCGGCACGTCAGGCGCACCAACCGGTGGTGCTCGGCGCGGTGGCCCAGCAGTTGTATCAGGCGATGAGCCAGCGTGGGGAGGGTGGCAAGGACTTCTCGGCGATCATCAACAGCTATCGCAAACCCCAGTAA
- a CDS encoding CoA-acylating methylmalonate-semialdehyde dehydrogenase, with protein MNASLTPNETTVQTVKLLIDGEWVESQTTEWHDIVNPATQQVLAKVPFATAQEVDAAISAAHRAFQTWKLTPIGARMRIMLKLQALIREHSKRIAVVLSNEQGKTIADAEGDIFRGLEVVEHACSIGTLQMGEFAENVAGGVDTYTLRQPIGVCAGITPFNFPAMIPLWMFPMAIACGNTFVLKPSEQDPMSTMLLVELAIEAGVPAGVLNVVHGGKDVVDALCTHKDIKAVSFVGSTAVGTHVYDLAGKHGKRVQSMMGAKNHAVVLPDANRVQALNALVGAGFGAAGQRCMATSVVVLVGAAKQWLPDLKALAQKLTVNAGSEPGTDVGPVISKKAKQRILDLIESGIKEGAKLELDGRDVTVPGFEKGNFVGPTLFSGVTPEMQIYTQEIFGPVLVVLEVDTLDEAIALVNANPFGNGTGLFTQSGAAARKFQTEIDVGQVGINIPIPVPVPFFSFTGSRGSKLGDLGPYGKQVVQFYTQTKTVTSRWFDDDSVNDGVNTTINLR; from the coding sequence ATGAACGCATCGCTCACGCCAAACGAAACCACTGTGCAAACGGTCAAGCTGTTGATCGACGGCGAGTGGGTCGAGTCCCAGACCACCGAGTGGCACGACATCGTCAACCCGGCCACCCAGCAAGTGCTGGCCAAGGTTCCGTTCGCCACCGCGCAGGAAGTGGACGCCGCGATCAGTGCTGCCCACCGTGCCTTCCAGACCTGGAAGCTGACGCCGATAGGCGCGCGGATGCGCATCATGCTCAAGCTCCAGGCGTTGATTCGCGAACACTCCAAGCGCATCGCCGTGGTGCTCAGCAACGAGCAGGGCAAAACCATCGCCGACGCTGAGGGCGACATCTTCCGCGGTCTGGAAGTGGTCGAACACGCTTGCTCCATCGGCACCCTGCAAATGGGTGAGTTCGCCGAAAACGTCGCCGGCGGCGTCGATACCTACACCCTGCGTCAGCCCATCGGCGTCTGCGCCGGCATCACCCCGTTCAACTTCCCCGCGATGATTCCGCTGTGGATGTTCCCGATGGCCATCGCCTGCGGCAACACCTTTGTGCTCAAGCCGTCCGAACAGGACCCGATGTCGACCATGCTGCTGGTGGAACTGGCGATCGAGGCAGGTGTTCCGGCGGGTGTGCTCAACGTGGTGCATGGCGGCAAGGACGTGGTCGACGCGCTCTGCACCCACAAGGACATCAAGGCTGTTTCCTTCGTCGGTTCGACTGCGGTCGGTACTCACGTATACGACCTGGCCGGCAAACACGGCAAGCGCGTGCAATCGATGATGGGCGCGAAAAACCACGCCGTGGTTCTGCCAGATGCCAATCGCGTACAAGCACTGAATGCGCTGGTCGGCGCCGGTTTCGGCGCAGCGGGTCAACGTTGCATGGCCACGTCCGTGGTGGTGTTGGTGGGCGCGGCCAAACAATGGTTGCCGGACCTGAAAGCGCTGGCGCAAAAACTCACCGTGAATGCTGGCAGCGAGCCGGGCACTGACGTTGGCCCGGTGATCTCGAAAAAAGCCAAACAGCGGATCCTCGACCTGATCGAGAGCGGCATCAAGGAAGGCGCCAAGCTGGAGCTGGATGGTCGCGACGTCACCGTTCCAGGCTTCGAGAAGGGCAACTTTGTCGGCCCGACCCTGTTCTCCGGCGTGACCCCCGAGATGCAAATCTACACCCAGGAAATCTTCGGCCCGGTGCTGGTGGTCCTGGAAGTCGATACCCTCGATGAGGCCATCGCACTGGTCAACGCCAACCCGTTCGGCAACGGCACCGGCCTGTTCACCCAAAGCGGTGCGGCCGCGCGCAAATTCCAGACCGAAATCGACGTTGGCCAGGTCGGCATCAACATCCCGATTCCAGTGCCGGTCCCGTTCTTCAGCTTCACCGGTTCGCGCGGCTCCAAACTGGGCGACCTCGGTCCGTATGGCAAGCAAGTGGTGCAGTTCTACACTCAGACCAAGACGGTCACCAGTCGCTGGTTCGATGACGACAGCGTCAACGACGGTGTGAACACCACCATCAACTTGCGTTAA
- a CDS encoding LysR family transcriptional regulator produces MQKNITSLGSLNWDDLKFFLEVARTRKASTAAKRLAVDYTTVSRRISSLEAALGTLLFEKSRTSGFVLTTEGQRLLGYAESIESTLHMACEQVSGSGVALSGHVRMGCTEGFGSFFITPQLSHFVDAYPAISVDILPLPHFISLSKREADIVIALERPEHGPYVCCKLCDYKLQLYATQDYLDKHPPIRRPADLGKHSFISYVDDLAFSSELLYLANVLPGASANLRSTSVIAQFVAAQQGRSLAILPCFLAAQDSRLLPVLPEEINITRQFWMYCREDLRKLKRITLLWDYIRSVTEQNQSLLMGESREMLFAD; encoded by the coding sequence ATGCAAAAAAACATCACGTCGTTAGGCTCATTGAACTGGGATGACCTCAAGTTTTTCCTCGAAGTCGCCCGCACCCGCAAGGCCAGCACGGCGGCCAAGCGCCTGGCGGTGGACTACACCACCGTGTCGCGGCGCATCAGTTCATTGGAAGCGGCATTGGGTACATTGCTGTTCGAGAAGTCCCGGACCAGCGGTTTTGTCCTGACCACCGAAGGTCAGCGATTGCTCGGTTACGCGGAATCGATTGAAAGCACGCTGCACATGGCTTGCGAACAGGTTTCAGGCTCCGGCGTGGCGCTGTCCGGGCATGTGCGCATGGGTTGCACCGAAGGCTTCGGCAGTTTTTTCATCACCCCGCAGCTGAGCCATTTTGTCGACGCCTACCCGGCGATCTCGGTGGACATACTGCCGCTGCCGCACTTCATCAGCCTGTCCAAGCGCGAGGCGGACATCGTCATCGCCCTGGAGCGCCCGGAACATGGCCCTTACGTCTGCTGCAAACTCTGCGACTACAAACTGCAGCTTTATGCGACGCAGGATTATCTGGACAAGCACCCGCCGATCCGCCGCCCGGCAGATTTGGGCAAGCATTCATTCATCAGTTATGTCGACGATCTGGCGTTTAGCTCGGAGCTGTTGTACCTGGCGAATGTGTTGCCCGGCGCCAGCGCCAACTTGCGCAGCACCAGCGTGATCGCACAATTCGTGGCGGCGCAGCAAGGACGGTCATTGGCGATTCTGCCGTGCTTCCTCGCGGCGCAGGACTCGCGCTTGCTTCCGGTGTTGCCGGAAGAGATCAACATCACGCGGCAGTTCTGGATGTACTGCCGGGAGGATCTGAGGAAGCTCAAGCGGATCACCCTATTGTGGGATTACATCCGTTCGGTCACCGAGCAGAATCAGAGTCTGTTGATGGGCGAAAGCCGGGAGATGTTGTTCGCCGACTAA
- a CDS encoding OmpA family protein: MFSITQRSPRFFAITLFMAVLALTGCQTAPQKGLTPAQITVLKQQGFELTDEGWAFGLSGKVLFGSDDDSLNAASTGIVQQIGKALLGVGIERVRVDGHTDASGKESYNEQLSLRRAKSVGKVLTTVGMKEENIQLRGLGSSQPVTSNDTASGRTENRRVSIVVSAD; this comes from the coding sequence GTGTTCTCAATTACCCAGCGTTCCCCGCGATTTTTCGCAATCACCTTGTTCATGGCCGTCCTGGCATTGACCGGGTGCCAGACCGCACCGCAAAAGGGGCTGACCCCGGCGCAAATCACTGTACTCAAACAGCAAGGCTTCGAGCTGACCGATGAGGGCTGGGCGTTCGGTCTATCCGGCAAAGTGCTGTTTGGCAGTGACGATGACAGCCTGAACGCCGCCAGTACCGGGATCGTCCAACAGATCGGCAAGGCCTTGCTGGGTGTCGGCATTGAGCGAGTGCGGGTCGACGGTCACACGGATGCCTCGGGCAAAGAGTCCTACAACGAACAACTTTCCCTGCGTCGCGCGAAAAGCGTCGGCAAAGTGCTGACCACGGTGGGCATGAAAGAAGAAAACATCCAACTGCGCGGTCTTGGCAGCAGTCAGCCGGTGACGTCGAACGACACCGCCTCTGGCCGCACCGAAAACCGCCGGGTATCGATCGTGGTGAGCGCCGATTAG
- a CDS encoding diguanylate cyclase domain-containing protein has product MSLFKPGSRPTLRSVIGRGHLIVALVAVAMASVSLTLLGVLALRVYADHNLHLIARSINYTVEAAVVFNDKVAATEALALIASTEEVADARVLDEKGRLLARWQRPESGLLSDLELQLAKAFLEKPIDMPIVHQGREIGSIQLTGHGGSLMRFLLSGLMGIILCTAISAWVALYLARRQLRGITGPLRSLAAVAHAARSDRAFDRRVPPADIAELDNLGNDFNALLDELESWQTHLQSENETLAHQASHDSLTGLPNRAFFEGRLMRALRNAHKLNERVAVLFLDSDRFKEINDSFGHAAGDAVLVAVASRVRAQLREEDLVARLGGDEFAVLLTPLHKTEDAERIADKILASMEEPIPLPGHTQVLTSLSIGIAVYPDHGATPGALLNAADAAMYQAKRLSRGAQHTSGAEHPVAHVHTRS; this is encoded by the coding sequence ATGAGTCTATTCAAACCGGGTAGTCGTCCAACGTTGCGCTCGGTCATTGGCCGGGGACATTTGATCGTCGCCCTGGTCGCCGTGGCCATGGCCAGCGTCTCGCTGACACTGCTGGGTGTATTGGCGTTGCGGGTGTATGCCGACCACAACCTGCACCTGATCGCACGCTCGATCAATTACACCGTGGAAGCCGCGGTGGTGTTCAACGATAAAGTCGCTGCCACTGAGGCCCTGGCATTGATCGCCTCTACTGAAGAAGTCGCTGACGCCAGGGTGCTGGATGAAAAAGGCCGGTTACTGGCCCGTTGGCAGCGACCGGAAAGCGGCTTGCTCTCTGATCTGGAATTGCAGCTCGCCAAAGCCTTTCTGGAAAAACCCATCGACATGCCGATCGTTCATCAAGGTCGGGAAATCGGCAGCATTCAGCTCACCGGTCACGGTGGCAGCTTGATGCGTTTTCTGCTCAGCGGCCTGATGGGCATTATTCTGTGTACAGCCATCAGCGCCTGGGTCGCACTCTATCTGGCACGCCGACAACTTCGCGGGATCACGGGGCCTCTGCGAAGCCTGGCCGCCGTAGCCCACGCCGCCCGCAGCGATCGAGCCTTCGACCGGCGCGTGCCACCCGCCGATATCGCTGAACTCGACAACCTGGGCAACGACTTCAATGCCTTGCTCGATGAACTCGAGTCCTGGCAGACCCACCTGCAAAGCGAAAACGAAACCCTGGCGCACCAAGCCAGCCACGACAGCCTCACCGGATTGCCAAACCGGGCGTTTTTCGAAGGCCGTCTGATGCGTGCACTGCGCAATGCCCACAAGCTCAATGAGCGCGTAGCCGTGCTGTTTCTCGACAGCGATCGATTCAAGGAAATCAATGACAGCTTCGGTCATGCCGCCGGCGACGCCGTGCTGGTTGCCGTCGCCAGCAGGGTTCGGGCGCAGTTGCGTGAAGAGGATCTGGTGGCGCGGCTGGGTGGTGACGAATTTGCGGTGTTGCTGACGCCGCTGCATAAAACCGAAGACGCCGAGCGGATCGCTGACAAGATCCTTGCCAGCATGGAAGAGCCCATCCCGTTACCGGGTCATACCCAGGTTCTGACTTCACTCAGTATCGGTATCGCCGTGTACCCGGATCATGGTGCTACCCCGGGCGCATTGCTCAATGCCGCCGATGCGGCGATGTACCAGGCCAAGCGCCTTTCCCGAGGTGCGCAGCACACGTCCGGGGCGGAGCACCCGGTCGCCCACGTACACACCAGGAGCTAA
- a CDS encoding YfiR family protein: MKVAVWTTGRVVSRKQVLLAGLLCLLTGVVFAQSETPVSMADQRARSVTQVVLGILSYARWPVEPAQLRLCVVGPTEYTDDLVKGTTQATGRPVTVRRLLADNPSIVGECDAVYIGKLTDDERRQLFASLTGRPVLSISESDDQCTVGSLFCLRVTDDQVSFEVNLDSVARSGVRIHPSVLQLSRRKPAAP, encoded by the coding sequence ATGAAGGTGGCTGTCTGGACGACAGGGCGCGTCGTTAGCCGCAAGCAAGTGCTGCTCGCGGGGCTCCTCTGCTTGCTGACCGGTGTCGTGTTCGCTCAATCGGAAACCCCGGTGAGCATGGCCGACCAACGTGCCAGATCGGTCACTCAGGTTGTCCTCGGGATTCTCAGTTATGCGCGCTGGCCTGTTGAGCCTGCGCAACTGCGCCTGTGCGTGGTCGGCCCCACCGAATACACCGACGACCTGGTCAAGGGCACAACCCAAGCCACCGGCCGGCCCGTCACTGTGCGCCGGCTGTTGGCCGACAATCCGTCGATCGTCGGTGAATGCGATGCGGTGTACATCGGCAAATTGACCGACGACGAGCGCCGCCAACTCTTTGCTTCGCTGACAGGACGCCCGGTGTTGAGCATCAGCGAGAGCGATGATCAATGCACCGTCGGCAGTCTGTTCTGCCTCAGGGTCACTGATGATCAGGTATCTTTCGAGGTCAACCTCGATTCCGTCGCCCGTAGCGGCGTGCGCATTCACCCCAGTGTGCTGCAACTGTCCCGCCGCAAGCCGGCGGCGCCATGA
- the recD gene encoding exodeoxyribonuclease V subunit alpha, whose translation MSRTFADLLPTSLAAETMADLAPLSRADDLLLLLSRWVERGWLRALDKAFVAFLHELAPDDDPLVLLAAALTSHQLGHGHVCLDLFETLKEPDFALSLPPEGDLQSGAMLLPSQLLEALDGAHWCKVLASSRLVALAVDGREAAQSRPLVLSGKRLYLRRYWVYERRIDNALRLRLAEHETTPNDLPQRLTGLFGPARPGEVIDWQKLACALATRSAFSIVTGGPGTGKTTTVVRLLALLQAPAVEAGKPLRIRLAAPTGKAAARLTESISQQVRTLEVDENVRNKIPSDVTTVHRLLGSRPGTRHFRHHAGNRLPLDVLVVDEASMIDLEMMANLLDAMPAHARLVLLGDKDQLASVEAGAVLGDLCRDAEAGWYSPQTRQWLETVSGESLLASGLQEDTDATHPLAQQVVMLRHSRRFGEGSGIGQLARWVNQQQPEEARTLLAARSHADVFSLPLKGEHDRALEHLLLEGHGDGPQGYRHYLSVLRSQRPPLDSLLEDSRWTDWARQVLQAFDAFQLLCAVRKGPWGVEGLNQRVTGALLKARVIDSDQQWYEGRPVLMTRNDYGLGLMNGDIGIALKLPERDGPEAGKHVLRVAFPRNDGQGGVRFVLPSRLNDVETVYAMTVHKSQGSEFAHTALILPDALNPVLTKELIYTGITRAKNWFTLIEPRAGVFEEAVRRKVKRLSGLMLELDDGVEPSHR comes from the coding sequence ATGAGCCGCACCTTCGCCGATTTGCTGCCCACGTCATTGGCAGCCGAAACCATGGCGGATCTGGCACCCCTGAGTCGTGCCGATGACTTGTTGCTTTTACTCTCGCGGTGGGTCGAACGCGGCTGGCTGCGGGCGCTGGACAAAGCCTTCGTGGCCTTCCTCCACGAGCTTGCCCCCGACGACGATCCGTTGGTGTTGCTTGCCGCCGCATTGACCAGCCACCAACTGGGTCACGGCCATGTCTGCCTGGACCTGTTCGAGACGCTCAAAGAGCCGGATTTTGCCCTGTCGCTGCCACCCGAAGGCGATCTGCAAAGTGGCGCGATGCTGTTGCCGTCGCAACTGCTTGAGGCGCTGGATGGCGCCCATTGGTGCAAGGTCCTGGCGTCCAGCCGTCTGGTGGCTCTGGCGGTCGATGGTCGTGAGGCTGCGCAATCACGGCCCTTGGTGTTGTCGGGCAAGCGCCTGTACCTGCGTCGCTACTGGGTTTACGAAAGACGCATCGACAACGCCCTTCGCCTGCGCCTGGCTGAACACGAAACAACGCCGAATGACTTGCCCCAGCGACTCACTGGTTTATTCGGTCCAGCCAGGCCCGGCGAAGTGATCGATTGGCAGAAACTCGCCTGTGCCCTGGCTACCCGCAGTGCGTTCAGTATCGTCACCGGCGGCCCGGGGACCGGTAAAACCACCACGGTCGTGCGGTTGCTGGCATTGCTCCAGGCGCCAGCGGTGGAGGCCGGCAAACCGTTGCGAATTCGCCTTGCCGCACCCACCGGTAAAGCGGCGGCACGGCTGACAGAATCCATCAGCCAGCAAGTCCGGACGCTGGAAGTCGATGAAAACGTAAGAAACAAGATCCCCTCTGACGTGACTACCGTGCACCGCCTGCTTGGCAGTCGCCCCGGTACCCGGCACTTCCGTCACCATGCCGGTAATCGCTTGCCGCTGGATGTGCTGGTGGTGGACGAAGCCTCAATGATTGACCTGGAGATGATGGCGAACTTGCTCGACGCGATGCCGGCCCATGCCCGGCTGGTGTTGCTCGGTGACAAGGACCAACTGGCATCGGTGGAGGCCGGCGCCGTGCTCGGTGATTTGTGCCGCGACGCCGAGGCCGGTTGGTACAGCCCGCAGACGCGCCAGTGGCTGGAGACGGTCAGTGGTGAAAGCCTGCTGGCCAGCGGTTTGCAGGAAGACACTGACGCGACTCACCCCCTGGCCCAGCAAGTGGTGATGCTGCGTCACTCGCGCCGCTTCGGTGAAGGCAGCGGCATTGGCCAGTTGGCGCGATGGGTCAATCAGCAGCAACCGGAGGAAGCCCGCACGTTGTTGGCTGCTCGAAGTCACGCCGACGTGTTTTCCCTGCCCCTCAAAGGTGAGCACGACCGGGCGCTGGAACACTTGCTGCTCGAAGGCCATGGCGACGGACCGCAAGGTTATCGCCACTACCTGAGTGTGCTTCGCAGCCAGCGGCCACCGCTCGACAGCCTGCTCGAAGACTCCCGCTGGACCGATTGGGCGCGTCAGGTATTGCAAGCTTTCGACGCCTTCCAGTTGTTGTGCGCGGTACGCAAAGGGCCATGGGGCGTGGAGGGATTGAATCAACGTGTAACCGGCGCGCTGCTCAAGGCTCGAGTGATCGACAGCGACCAGCAGTGGTACGAAGGTCGACCGGTATTGATGACGCGTAATGACTATGGCCTGGGGTTGATGAACGGTGATATCGGTATTGCCCTCAAACTGCCGGAACGTGATGGGCCTGAGGCTGGCAAGCACGTACTGCGTGTGGCGTTCCCGCGCAATGATGGCCAGGGTGGCGTGCGATTTGTTCTACCGAGTCGACTCAACGATGTCGAGACGGTTTATGCCATGACCGTACACAAATCCCAGGGCTCGGAGTTTGCCCATACGGCGTTGATTCTGCCGGATGCGCTGAACCCTGTACTGACCAAGGAGTTGATCTACACCGGGATCACCCGGGCCAAGAACTGGTTCACCTTGATCGAGCCACGGGCCGGAGTGTTTGAGGAGGCCGTGCGGCGCAAGGTCAAGCGCTTGAGCGGGTTGATGCTGGAGTTGGACGATGGGGTTGAGCCGAGCCATCGATAG